One part of the Arabidopsis thaliana chromosome 1 sequence genome encodes these proteins:
- the CER1 gene encoding Fatty acid hydroxylase superfamily (ECERIFERUM 1 (CER1); FUNCTIONS IN: aldehyde decarbonylase activity; INVOLVED IN: aldehyde catabolic process, wax biosynthetic process, cuticle development; LOCATED IN: endoplasmic reticulum; EXPRESSED IN: 18 plant structures; EXPRESSED DURING: 13 growth stages; CONTAINS InterPro DOMAIN/s: Fatty acid hydroxylase (InterPro:IPR006694), Uncharacterised protein, Wax2 C-terminal (InterPro:IPR021940); BEST Arabidopsis thaliana protein match is: Fatty acid hydroxylase superfamily (TAIR:AT1G02190.1).): MATKPGVLTDWPWTPLGSFKYIVIAPWAVHSTYRFVTDDPEKRDLGYFLVFPFLLFRILHNQVWISLSRYYTSSGKRRIVDKGIDFNQVDRETNWDDQILFNGVLFYIGINLLPEAKQLPWWRTDGVLMAALIHTGPVEFLYYWLHKALHHHFLYSRYHSHHHSSIVTEPITSVIHPFAEHIAYFILFAIPLLTTLLTKTASIISFAGYIIYIDFMNNMGHCNFELIPKRLFHLFPPLKFLCYTPSYHSLHHTQFRTNYSLFMPLYDYIYGTMDESTDTLYEKTLERGDDIVDVVHLTHLTTPESIYHLRIGLASFASYPFAYRWFMRLLWPFTSLSMIFTLFYARLFVAERNSFNKLNLQSWVIPRYNLQYLLKWRKEAINNMIEKAILEADKKGVKVLSLGLMNQGEELNRNGEVYIHNHPDMKVRLVDGSRLAAAVVINSVPKATTSVVMTGNLTKVAYTIASALCQRGVQVSTLRLDEYEKIRSCVPQECRDHLVYLTSEALSSNKGFWVKVWLVGEGTTREEQEKATKGTLFIPFSQFPLKQLRRDCIYHTTPALIVPKSLVNVHSCENWLPRKAMSATRVAGILHALEGWEMHECGTSLLLSDLDQVWEACLSHGFQPLLLPHH, encoded by the exons ATGGCCACAAAACCAGGAGTCCTCACCGATTGGCCTTGGACACCCCTCGGAAGTTTCAAG TACATCGTAATAGCACCATGGGCTGTCCATAGCACATACAGGTTTGTGACAGATGATCCAGAGAAGAGGGATCTCGGGTACTTCCTTGTGTTCCCATTCTTGCTCTTCAGAATTCTGCACAACCAGGTTTGGATCTCTCTGTCCCGTTACTATACGTCCTCGGGAAAGAGACGCATCGTCGACAAGGGAATCGACTTCAATCAGGTCGACAGGGAGACCAACTG GGATGACCAAATATTGTTCAACGGAGTGCTGTTCTATATAGGCATCAACCTATTGCCGGAGGCCAAACAACTTCCCTGGTGGAGAACTGACGGAGTGTTGATGGCAGCGCTTATTCACACCGGACCGGTGGAGTTCCTCTATTATTGGCTCCACAAAGCTCTCCACCATCACTTTCTTTATTCCCGCTACCATTCCCACCACCACTCCTCTATCGTCACTGAGCCCATCACTT CGGTGATACATCCGTTTGCGGAGCACATAGCATACTTCATCCTCTTCGCGATACCACTACTTACCACGTTGCTAACAAAAACGGCGTCAATAATTTCGTTCGCCGGATACATAATCTACATAGACTTCATGAACAACATGGGACACTGCAACTTCGAGCTAATCCCTAAGCGCCTTTTCCACCTCTTTCCTCCCCTCAAGTTCCTCTGTTACACCCCCTC ATACCACTCGCTGCACCACACGCAGTTCCGGACCAACTACTCCCTCTTCATGCCCTTGTATGACTACATCTACGGCACAATGGATGAAAGCACGGATACGTTGTACGAGAAAACTCTAGAAAGAGGAGATGATATAGTGGACGTGGTGCACTTAACTCACCTGACGACGCCAGAATCCATATACCATTTGCGCATTGGCTTGGCCTCATTTGCCTCCTACCCCTTCGCTTATAGATGGTTCATGCGCCTTTTGTGGCCTTTCACCTCTCTCTCCATGATATTCACGCTCTTCTACGCCCGCCTCTTTGTCGCTGAGAGAAACTCCTTCAACAAGCTCAACTTGCAGTCTTGGGTGATACCTAGATATAATCTACAg TACTTGTTAAAATGGAGGAAAGAAGCGATCAATAACATGATTGAGAAAGCGATACTGGAGGCAGATAAGAAAGGAGTGAAGGTGCTTAGTCTGGGTCTCATGAACCAA GGGGAGGAGCTTAACAGGAACGGAGAGGTGTATATCCACAACCATCCAGATATGAAAGTGAGACTGGTCGACGGCAGTAGATTAGCAGCAGCTGTTGTGATCAACAGTGTACCCAAAGCAACTACAAGCGTCGTGATGACAGGCAATCTCACTAAGGTTGCCTACACCATCGCCTCTGCTCTCTGCCAGAGAGGCGTTCAG GTCTCCACTCTGCGCCTAGACGAGTATGAGAAAATAAGATCATGCGTTCCACAAGAATGCAGAGACCATTTGGTCTATTTAACCTCTGAAGCACTCTCATCAAACAAG GGATTTTGGGTGAAGGTATGGCTGGTGGGAGAAGGAACAACAAGAGAAGAGCAGGAAAAAGCCACAAAAGGGACATTGTTTATACCATTCTCACAGTTCCCCCTCAAGCAGTTACGTAGAGATTGTATCTATCATACCACACCAGCATTGATAGTTCCAAAATCTCTGGTGAATGTCCACTCCTGTGAG AACTGGTTACCGAGAAAGGCGATGAGTGCAACTAGAGTGGCCGGCATATTGCACGCCTTAGAAGGATGGGAAATGCATGAGTGTGGCACATCCCTTCTTCTCTCGGATTTGGACCAAGTATGGGAAGCCTGTCTCAGCCACGGCTTCCAGCCTCTCCTCCTTCCACATCATTAA
- the CER1 gene encoding Fatty acid hydroxylase superfamily (ECERIFERUM 1 (CER1); FUNCTIONS IN: aldehyde decarbonylase activity; INVOLVED IN: aldehyde catabolic process, wax biosynthetic process, cuticle development; LOCATED IN: endoplasmic reticulum; EXPRESSED IN: 18 plant structures; EXPRESSED DURING: 13 growth stages; CONTAINS InterPro DOMAIN/s: Fatty acid hydroxylase (InterPro:IPR006694), Uncharacterised protein, Wax2 C-terminal (InterPro:IPR021940); BEST Arabidopsis thaliana protein match is: Fatty acid hydroxylase superfamily (TAIR:AT1G02190.1); Has 2658 Blast hits to 2653 proteins in 533 species: Archae - 0; Bacteria - 823; Metazoa - 248; Fungi - 388; Plants - 579; Viruses - 3; Other Eukaryotes - 617 (source: NCBI BLink).), whose translation MATKPGVLTDWPWTPLGSFKYIVIAPWAVHSTYRFVTDDPEKRDLGYFLVFPFLLFRILHNQVWISLSRYYTSSGKRRIVDKGIDFNQVDRETNWDDQILFNGVLFYIGINLLPEAKQLPWWRTDGVLMAALIHTGPVEFLYYWLHKALHHHFLYSRYHSHHHSSIVTEPITSVIHPFAEHIAYFILFAIPLLTTLLTKTASIISFAGYIIYIDFMNNMGHCNFELIPKRLFHLFPPLKFLCYTPSYHSLHHTQFRTNYSLFMPLYDYIYGTMDESTDTLYEKTLERGDDIVDVVHLTHLTTPESIYHLRIGLASFASYPFAYRWFMRLLWPFTSLSMIFTLFYARLFVAERNSFNKLNLQSWVIPRYNLQYLLKWRKEAINNMIEKAILEADKKGVKVLSLGLMNQGEELNRNGEVYIHNHPDMKVRLVDGSRLAAAVVINSVPKATTSVVMTGNLTKVAYTIASALCQRGVQVSTLRLDEYEKIRSCVPQECRDHLVYLTSEALSSNKVWLVGEGTTREEQEKATKGTLFIPFSQFPLKQLRRDCIYHTTPALIVPKSLVNVHSCENWLPRKAMSATRVAGILHALEGWEMHECGTSLLLSDLDQVWEACLSHGFQPLLLPHH comes from the exons ATGGCCACAAAACCAGGAGTCCTCACCGATTGGCCTTGGACACCCCTCGGAAGTTTCAAG TACATCGTAATAGCACCATGGGCTGTCCATAGCACATACAGGTTTGTGACAGATGATCCAGAGAAGAGGGATCTCGGGTACTTCCTTGTGTTCCCATTCTTGCTCTTCAGAATTCTGCACAACCAGGTTTGGATCTCTCTGTCCCGTTACTATACGTCCTCGGGAAAGAGACGCATCGTCGACAAGGGAATCGACTTCAATCAGGTCGACAGGGAGACCAACTG GGATGACCAAATATTGTTCAACGGAGTGCTGTTCTATATAGGCATCAACCTATTGCCGGAGGCCAAACAACTTCCCTGGTGGAGAACTGACGGAGTGTTGATGGCAGCGCTTATTCACACCGGACCGGTGGAGTTCCTCTATTATTGGCTCCACAAAGCTCTCCACCATCACTTTCTTTATTCCCGCTACCATTCCCACCACCACTCCTCTATCGTCACTGAGCCCATCACTT CGGTGATACATCCGTTTGCGGAGCACATAGCATACTTCATCCTCTTCGCGATACCACTACTTACCACGTTGCTAACAAAAACGGCGTCAATAATTTCGTTCGCCGGATACATAATCTACATAGACTTCATGAACAACATGGGACACTGCAACTTCGAGCTAATCCCTAAGCGCCTTTTCCACCTCTTTCCTCCCCTCAAGTTCCTCTGTTACACCCCCTC ATACCACTCGCTGCACCACACGCAGTTCCGGACCAACTACTCCCTCTTCATGCCCTTGTATGACTACATCTACGGCACAATGGATGAAAGCACGGATACGTTGTACGAGAAAACTCTAGAAAGAGGAGATGATATAGTGGACGTGGTGCACTTAACTCACCTGACGACGCCAGAATCCATATACCATTTGCGCATTGGCTTGGCCTCATTTGCCTCCTACCCCTTCGCTTATAGATGGTTCATGCGCCTTTTGTGGCCTTTCACCTCTCTCTCCATGATATTCACGCTCTTCTACGCCCGCCTCTTTGTCGCTGAGAGAAACTCCTTCAACAAGCTCAACTTGCAGTCTTGGGTGATACCTAGATATAATCTACAg TACTTGTTAAAATGGAGGAAAGAAGCGATCAATAACATGATTGAGAAAGCGATACTGGAGGCAGATAAGAAAGGAGTGAAGGTGCTTAGTCTGGGTCTCATGAACCAA GGGGAGGAGCTTAACAGGAACGGAGAGGTGTATATCCACAACCATCCAGATATGAAAGTGAGACTGGTCGACGGCAGTAGATTAGCAGCAGCTGTTGTGATCAACAGTGTACCCAAAGCAACTACAAGCGTCGTGATGACAGGCAATCTCACTAAGGTTGCCTACACCATCGCCTCTGCTCTCTGCCAGAGAGGCGTTCAG GTCTCCACTCTGCGCCTAGACGAGTATGAGAAAATAAGATCATGCGTTCCACAAGAATGCAGAGACCATTTGGTCTATTTAACCTCTGAAGCACTCTCATCAAACAAG GTATGGCTGGTGGGAGAAGGAACAACAAGAGAAGAGCAGGAAAAAGCCACAAAAGGGACATTGTTTATACCATTCTCACAGTTCCCCCTCAAGCAGTTACGTAGAGATTGTATCTATCATACCACACCAGCATTGATAGTTCCAAAATCTCTGGTGAATGTCCACTCCTGTGAG AACTGGTTACCGAGAAAGGCGATGAGTGCAACTAGAGTGGCCGGCATATTGCACGCCTTAGAAGGATGGGAAATGCATGAGTGTGGCACATCCCTTCTTCTCTCGGATTTGGACCAAGTATGGGAAGCCTGTCTCAGCCACGGCTTCCAGCCTCTCCTCCTTCCACATCATTAA
- the CER1 gene encoding Fatty acid hydroxylase superfamily has product MIESRYVTDIYVFLDIETIQKYIVIAPWAVHSTYRFVTDDPEKRDLGYFLVFPFLLFRILHNQVWISLSRYYTSSGKRRIVDKGIDFNQVDRETNWDDQILFNGVLFYIGINLLPEAKQLPWWRTDGVLMAALIHTGPVEFLYYWLHKALHHHFLYSRYHSHHHSSIVTEPITSVIHPFAEHIAYFILFAIPLLTTLLTKTASIISFAGYIIYIDFMNNMGHCNFELIPKRLFHLFPPLKFLCYTPSYHSLHHTQFRTNYSLFMPLYDYIYGTMDESTDTLYEKTLERGDDIVDVVHLTHLTTPESIYHLRIGLASFASYPFAYRWFMRLLWPFTSLSMIFTLFYARLFVAERNSFNKLNLQSWVIPRYNLQYLLKWRKEAINNMIEKAILEADKKGVKVLSLGLMNQGEELNRNGEVYIHNHPDMKVRLVDGSRLAAAVVINSVPKATTSVVMTGNLTKVAYTIASALCQRGVQVSTLRLDEYEKIRSCVPQECRDHLVYLTSEALSSNKVWLVGEGTTREEQEKATKGTLFIPFSQFPLKQLRRDCIYHTTPALIVPKSLVNVHSCENWLPRKAMSATRVAGILHALEGWEMHECGTSLLLSDLDQVWEACLSHGFQPLLLPHH; this is encoded by the exons ATGATCGAATCCCGTTACGTTactgatatatatgtttttcttgacATTGAAACAATACAAAAGTACATCGTAATAGCACCATGGGCTGTCCATAGCACATACAGGTTTGTGACAGATGATCCAGAGAAGAGGGATCTCGGGTACTTCCTTGTGTTCCCATTCTTGCTCTTCAGAATTCTGCACAACCAGGTTTGGATCTCTCTGTCCCGTTACTATACGTCCTCGGGAAAGAGACGCATCGTCGACAAGGGAATCGACTTCAATCAGGTCGACAGGGAGACCAACTG GGATGACCAAATATTGTTCAACGGAGTGCTGTTCTATATAGGCATCAACCTATTGCCGGAGGCCAAACAACTTCCCTGGTGGAGAACTGACGGAGTGTTGATGGCAGCGCTTATTCACACCGGACCGGTGGAGTTCCTCTATTATTGGCTCCACAAAGCTCTCCACCATCACTTTCTTTATTCCCGCTACCATTCCCACCACCACTCCTCTATCGTCACTGAGCCCATCACTT CGGTGATACATCCGTTTGCGGAGCACATAGCATACTTCATCCTCTTCGCGATACCACTACTTACCACGTTGCTAACAAAAACGGCGTCAATAATTTCGTTCGCCGGATACATAATCTACATAGACTTCATGAACAACATGGGACACTGCAACTTCGAGCTAATCCCTAAGCGCCTTTTCCACCTCTTTCCTCCCCTCAAGTTCCTCTGTTACACCCCCTC ATACCACTCGCTGCACCACACGCAGTTCCGGACCAACTACTCCCTCTTCATGCCCTTGTATGACTACATCTACGGCACAATGGATGAAAGCACGGATACGTTGTACGAGAAAACTCTAGAAAGAGGAGATGATATAGTGGACGTGGTGCACTTAACTCACCTGACGACGCCAGAATCCATATACCATTTGCGCATTGGCTTGGCCTCATTTGCCTCCTACCCCTTCGCTTATAGATGGTTCATGCGCCTTTTGTGGCCTTTCACCTCTCTCTCCATGATATTCACGCTCTTCTACGCCCGCCTCTTTGTCGCTGAGAGAAACTCCTTCAACAAGCTCAACTTGCAGTCTTGGGTGATACCTAGATATAATCTACAg TACTTGTTAAAATGGAGGAAAGAAGCGATCAATAACATGATTGAGAAAGCGATACTGGAGGCAGATAAGAAAGGAGTGAAGGTGCTTAGTCTGGGTCTCATGAACCAA GGGGAGGAGCTTAACAGGAACGGAGAGGTGTATATCCACAACCATCCAGATATGAAAGTGAGACTGGTCGACGGCAGTAGATTAGCAGCAGCTGTTGTGATCAACAGTGTACCCAAAGCAACTACAAGCGTCGTGATGACAGGCAATCTCACTAAGGTTGCCTACACCATCGCCTCTGCTCTCTGCCAGAGAGGCGTTCAG GTCTCCACTCTGCGCCTAGACGAGTATGAGAAAATAAGATCATGCGTTCCACAAGAATGCAGAGACCATTTGGTCTATTTAACCTCTGAAGCACTCTCATCAAACAAG GTATGGCTGGTGGGAGAAGGAACAACAAGAGAAGAGCAGGAAAAAGCCACAAAAGGGACATTGTTTATACCATTCTCACAGTTCCCCCTCAAGCAGTTACGTAGAGATTGTATCTATCATACCACACCAGCATTGATAGTTCCAAAATCTCTGGTGAATGTCCACTCCTGTGAG AACTGGTTACCGAGAAAGGCGATGAGTGCAACTAGAGTGGCCGGCATATTGCACGCCTTAGAAGGATGGGAAATGCATGAGTGTGGCACATCCCTTCTTCTCTCGGATTTGGACCAAGTATGGGAAGCCTGTCTCAGCCACGGCTTCCAGCCTCTCCTCCTTCCACATCATTAA
- the CER1 gene encoding Fatty acid hydroxylase superfamily (ECERIFERUM 1 (CER1); FUNCTIONS IN: aldehyde decarbonylase activity; INVOLVED IN: aldehyde catabolic process, wax biosynthetic process, cuticle development; LOCATED IN: endomembrane system, endoplasmic reticulum; EXPRESSED IN: 18 plant structures; EXPRESSED DURING: 13 growth stages; CONTAINS InterPro DOMAIN/s: Fatty acid hydroxylase (InterPro:IPR006694), Uncharacterised protein, Wax2 C-terminal (InterPro:IPR021940); BEST Arabidopsis thaliana protein match is: Fatty acid hydroxylase superfamily (TAIR:AT1G02190.1); Has 341 Blast hits to 339 proteins in 49 species: Archae - 0; Bacteria - 44; Metazoa - 0; Fungi - 0; Plants - 284; Viruses - 0; Other Eukaryotes - 13 (source: NCBI BLink).), with translation MGFDQMYAAVIHPFAEHIAYFILFAIPLLTTLLTKTASIISFAGYIIYIDFMNNMGHCNFELIPKRLFHLFPPLKFLCYTPSYHSLHHTQFRTNYSLFMPLYDYIYGTMDESTDTLYEKTLERGDDIVDVVHLTHLTTPESIYHLRIGLASFASYPFAYRWFMRLLWPFTSLSMIFTLFYARLFVAERNSFNKLNLQSWVIPRYNLQYLLKWRKEAINNMIEKAILEADKKGVKVLSLGLMNQGEELNRNGEVYIHNHPDMKVRLVDGSRLAAAVVINSVPKATTSVVMTGNLTKVAYTIASALCQRGVQVSTLRLDEYEKIRSCVPQECRDHLVYLTSEALSSNKVWLVGEGTTREEQEKATKGTLFIPFSQFPLKQLRRDCIYHTTPALIVPKSLVNVHSCENWLPRKAMSATRVAGILHALEGWEMHECGTSLLLSDLDQVWEACLSHGFQPLLLPHH, from the exons ATGGGATTTGATCAAATGTATGCAGCGGTGATACATCCGTTTGCGGAGCACATAGCATACTTCATCCTCTTCGCGATACCACTACTTACCACGTTGCTAACAAAAACGGCGTCAATAATTTCGTTCGCCGGATACATAATCTACATAGACTTCATGAACAACATGGGACACTGCAACTTCGAGCTAATCCCTAAGCGCCTTTTCCACCTCTTTCCTCCCCTCAAGTTCCTCTGTTACACCCCCTC ATACCACTCGCTGCACCACACGCAGTTCCGGACCAACTACTCCCTCTTCATGCCCTTGTATGACTACATCTACGGCACAATGGATGAAAGCACGGATACGTTGTACGAGAAAACTCTAGAAAGAGGAGATGATATAGTGGACGTGGTGCACTTAACTCACCTGACGACGCCAGAATCCATATACCATTTGCGCATTGGCTTGGCCTCATTTGCCTCCTACCCCTTCGCTTATAGATGGTTCATGCGCCTTTTGTGGCCTTTCACCTCTCTCTCCATGATATTCACGCTCTTCTACGCCCGCCTCTTTGTCGCTGAGAGAAACTCCTTCAACAAGCTCAACTTGCAGTCTTGGGTGATACCTAGATATAATCTACAg TACTTGTTAAAATGGAGGAAAGAAGCGATCAATAACATGATTGAGAAAGCGATACTGGAGGCAGATAAGAAAGGAGTGAAGGTGCTTAGTCTGGGTCTCATGAACCAA GGGGAGGAGCTTAACAGGAACGGAGAGGTGTATATCCACAACCATCCAGATATGAAAGTGAGACTGGTCGACGGCAGTAGATTAGCAGCAGCTGTTGTGATCAACAGTGTACCCAAAGCAACTACAAGCGTCGTGATGACAGGCAATCTCACTAAGGTTGCCTACACCATCGCCTCTGCTCTCTGCCAGAGAGGCGTTCAG GTCTCCACTCTGCGCCTAGACGAGTATGAGAAAATAAGATCATGCGTTCCACAAGAATGCAGAGACCATTTGGTCTATTTAACCTCTGAAGCACTCTCATCAAACAAG GTATGGCTGGTGGGAGAAGGAACAACAAGAGAAGAGCAGGAAAAAGCCACAAAAGGGACATTGTTTATACCATTCTCACAGTTCCCCCTCAAGCAGTTACGTAGAGATTGTATCTATCATACCACACCAGCATTGATAGTTCCAAAATCTCTGGTGAATGTCCACTCCTGTGAG AACTGGTTACCGAGAAAGGCGATGAGTGCAACTAGAGTGGCCGGCATATTGCACGCCTTAGAAGGATGGGAAATGCATGAGTGTGGCACATCCCTTCTTCTCTCGGATTTGGACCAAGTATGGGAAGCCTGTCTCAGCCACGGCTTCCAGCCTCTCCTCCTTCCACATCATTAA
- the CER1 gene encoding Fatty acid hydroxylase superfamily gives MEHENCRYHSLHHTQFRTNYSLFMPLYDYIYGTMDESTDTLYEKTLERGDDIVDVVHLTHLTTPESIYHLRIGLASFASYPFAYRWFMRLLWPFTSLSMIFTLFYARLFVAERNSFNKLNLQSWVIPRYNLQYLLKWRKEAINNMIEKAILEADKKGVKVLSLGLMNQGEELNRNGEVYIHNHPDMKVRLVDGSRLAAAVVINSVPKATTSVVMTGNLTKVAYTIASALCQRGVQVSTLRLDEYEKIRSCVPQECRDHLVYLTSEALSSNKVWLVGEGTTREEQEKATKGTLFIPFSQFPLKQLRRDCIYHTTPALIVPKSLVNVHSCENWLPRKAMSATRVAGILHALEGWEMHECGTSLLLSDLDQVWEACLSHGFQPLLLPHH, from the exons ATGGAGCATGAGAATTGCAGATACCACTCGCTGCACCACACGCAGTTCCGGACCAACTACTCCCTCTTCATGCCCTTGTATGACTACATCTACGGCACAATGGATGAAAGCACGGATACGTTGTACGAGAAAACTCTAGAAAGAGGAGATGATATAGTGGACGTGGTGCACTTAACTCACCTGACGACGCCAGAATCCATATACCATTTGCGCATTGGCTTGGCCTCATTTGCCTCCTACCCCTTCGCTTATAGATGGTTCATGCGCCTTTTGTGGCCTTTCACCTCTCTCTCCATGATATTCACGCTCTTCTACGCCCGCCTCTTTGTCGCTGAGAGAAACTCCTTCAACAAGCTCAACTTGCAGTCTTGGGTGATACCTAGATATAATCTACAg TACTTGTTAAAATGGAGGAAAGAAGCGATCAATAACATGATTGAGAAAGCGATACTGGAGGCAGATAAGAAAGGAGTGAAGGTGCTTAGTCTGGGTCTCATGAACCAA GGGGAGGAGCTTAACAGGAACGGAGAGGTGTATATCCACAACCATCCAGATATGAAAGTGAGACTGGTCGACGGCAGTAGATTAGCAGCAGCTGTTGTGATCAACAGTGTACCCAAAGCAACTACAAGCGTCGTGATGACAGGCAATCTCACTAAGGTTGCCTACACCATCGCCTCTGCTCTCTGCCAGAGAGGCGTTCAG GTCTCCACTCTGCGCCTAGACGAGTATGAGAAAATAAGATCATGCGTTCCACAAGAATGCAGAGACCATTTGGTCTATTTAACCTCTGAAGCACTCTCATCAAACAAG GTATGGCTGGTGGGAGAAGGAACAACAAGAGAAGAGCAGGAAAAAGCCACAAAAGGGACATTGTTTATACCATTCTCACAGTTCCCCCTCAAGCAGTTACGTAGAGATTGTATCTATCATACCACACCAGCATTGATAGTTCCAAAATCTCTGGTGAATGTCCACTCCTGTGAG AACTGGTTACCGAGAAAGGCGATGAGTGCAACTAGAGTGGCCGGCATATTGCACGCCTTAGAAGGATGGGAAATGCATGAGTGTGGCACATCCCTTCTTCTCTCGGATTTGGACCAAGTATGGGAAGCCTGTCTCAGCCACGGCTTCCAGCCTCTCCTCCTTCCACATCATTAA
- a CDS encoding NAC (No Apical Meristem) domain transcriptional regulator superfamily protein (NAC (No Apical Meristem) domain transcriptional regulator superfamily protein; FUNCTIONS IN: DNA binding; INVOLVED IN: regulation of transcription; LOCATED IN: cellular_component unknown; CONTAINS InterPro DOMAIN/s: No apical meristem (NAM) protein (InterPro:IPR003441); BEST Arabidopsis thaliana protein match is: NAC domain containing protein 4 (TAIR:AT1G02230.1); Has 519 Blast hits to 519 proteins in 44 species: Archae - 0; Bacteria - 0; Metazoa - 0; Fungi - 0; Plants - 519; Viruses - 0; Other Eukaryotes - 0 (source: NCBI BLink).), whose protein sequence is MVWFFFSCDEYNEEILKTNSGYWKETVSNTPIIGKWITSNGVKIGEKQVLVFQSYENINGSKSDWVMHVYQPTFLPPNQVIFRIYDV, encoded by the coding sequence ATGGTATGGTTCTTCTTTAGTTGTGATGAATATAACGAAGAAATATTGAAAACGAATTCGGGTTATTGGAAAGAAACTGTATCCAACACACCAATCATTGGCAAGTGGATAACTAGTAATGGTGTTAAAATTGGTGAGAAACAAGTTTTGGTTTTCCAATCGTATGAAAACATCAATGGATCCAAATCCGATTGGGTAATGCACGTGTATCAACCAACGTTTTTGCCTCCTAATCAGGTAATATTCCGAATTTATGATGTTTAA